The genomic DNA TGGTCACCGTGGACTCCCCGGTCCTGGGCGCGGGCGAGCGCAACCGGCGCAACGGCTTCCACGACCTGCCGCCGGGCCTGCGCTGCGAGAACCTGGTGGACCTGCGCGACGGAGAGCGCGGCCACGTGCGCCAGATCGCCATGTCCCCCGAACTGAACTGGGAGCACATCGACTGGCTGCGCCGTACCACCGCGCTGCCCATCCTGCTCAAGGGTGTCCTGCACCCCGAGGACGCCAGGCTCGCGGTCCGCCACGGTGTCGACGGGCTGTTGCTGTCGAACCACGGCGGTCGCCAACTCGACACCGTCCCCGCCACGTTGGAGCTGCTGCCCGAGATCCTCGCCGCCGTCGAGGGCCGCATCCCGGTCGTGCTGGACGGAGGCGTACGGCGCGGCACCGACGCGGTCAAGGCACTGGCGCTCGGCGCGTCCGCGGTGGGCATCGGCCGGCCCGTGATGTGGGCACTGGCCGAGGGCGGCGAGAAGGGCGTACGGCGTCTCCTCGAACTGCTGCGGGACGAACTCGACGACACCCTGGCCCTGTGCGGGGCCTCCGGACTCGCCGACCTGACACCCGATCTGGTTCGGATGCCCGCGTGGGGTCCTGTCCCTGGTCCCGCCGTGACGCCGGGGGCGGACCGACGATTCGGCGGGGTGGTCGCGTGAGCCCCACCGGTTGGCTCGTTCTGGGTCTGGCCCTGATCCTGGTGGCCGGTCTGCCGTACTGGCTGCCCAGGACCGTGATCGCGCTGCGGGTGCGGATCTTCGCCCGGGTGGGCGGCGAGGAAGGGGTCCGGGCTCCGGGCAAGGAGGTGCCCGCCGAGGAGTTCAAGAAGGTGTACGGGCATCCGGCGGCCAACGGCCGCAGCCGGGGCGCCGCGCTCTCCGACCTGTTCTGGTACTGGCTGTCGCCGGGCCCCGAGGTGCACCAGGAGCACCTGGAGCCAGGACCGCGCTACGACGACGTGGCCCGGACCACCCGGCAGATCCTCGCCGGGCTGTCCCGTGAGCGCTGGACGGAGCTGGTCGGCCGCTGCACCCGCCGGGTGCTCGCCGAACTCGACGGCCACGCGCGCGTGCACCGGGTCAGACTGCGCGATCTGATGATGCCCGTCTGGGCCGAGGTCTACTACGAGGTGGTCTTCCGCGCACCCTGCCCACGGCACGTCCGGGACCTGATCACCGCGAACGCGGACGACGTGGTCAGCGCCCTGAAGTGCACCGGCCTGCGCCACATGGACCGCCGGGCCCGCCTCACCGCCCACCTGCGGGACCGGCTCGCGCACGACCCGCCCCCCGGCCCGCTGCCGGCCACACTCACCCCGCGAGAGCAGGCGTACTACCTCCAGGGCACGTTCTTCAACACCGCGGTCGTGCAGATGTCGGAGGCGATGGCCCATCTACTGCTGGCCCTCGCCACACACCGGCCGGTGCAGGACCGTCTGGCGTCCGGAGCGGAGGACCCGGACTTCCTGGACCGGGTGATCGACGAGACAATGCAGCACTTCCCGCTCTTCGGAGTGGCCCACCGGATCACCTCGGGGGAGATCCCGCTGGACGGGCGCGACCCCATCCCGGCCGGTTCGGTCCTGCTGTTCAACTACCCCGAGTACCAGAGGTCCGGAGGCGACCCGTTCGACCCGGACCGGTGGCTGGACCCGGACACCAGGCCCTCGGCCTTCATCCCGTTCGGGGTGACCGCCAACCGTCCCTGCCCGGCGCGCGGTTTCGCCGTCCTCACCATGCGGGTCGCGGCGGAGGAAGTCCTGCGCCGCTTCCGGCTCGACTCCTCGGCGGAACACACCCGTTCGCTGCCCAGCCGCGGTCCCTGCCTGCTGGTCCCGCGCACCGGGGCCGGGGTCCGCAGCCGAACCCGGCTCACGGTGATGCGCTTCGCCGACCGGTGGGAGGGCGTGTGGCGCAGCCTCGTCCAGCTCGTCCTCGGCAGCTACATGGTGTGGGACGCCCGGCGCCAGGGGCTGTGCCGGAACTATTTCGCCGCCTCGTCCGGCGGCTCCGCCACCTCTGTCCCAGCCGGCCGTTGAGAGGACGAGACCATGACTCCCGTGGAGCTCGCTCCCGTCTTCTTCCTGGCCGTCGTCGTGATTCTGCTGACCTGCCGTCTGGTCGTCCTGCTGGCCGGCCGTTTCGGCCAGCCGCCCGTGGTCGGCGAGATGATCGCCGGGGTACTGCTCGGCCCCTCCCTGTTCGGGCTGATCGCCCCAGGGGCCTCCGCCCACGTCTTCCCGCCCGAGCTGAAGCCGGTGCTGTACGTGGCCGGCCAGATCGGTCTGGTGGCCCTGATGTTCGGTGCCGGTTACGAGTTCCGGGCGCACGCGGGACGCGGCCTGGCCGGCACCGCCGTCGCCGTCTCCTCGGCGGGGGTGGCGATCCCGCTGACCCTGGGCGTGGGACTGACCCTCGTGGCCCACGGCCATGTCGGCATCTTCGTCGACGGGGTCTCGGTCTGGGTGACGGCGGCGTTCGTCGGCGTCGCGCTGGCGATCACCGCTTTCCCGATGCTGGCCCGGATCATCACCGAACGCGGGCTGGCCGGATCGCGGTTCGGCTCACTCGCCCTGGCTTCCGGGGCCACGGACGACGCCGTCGCCTGGATCATGCTGGCGGGGGTGCTGAGCGTGGCCTCGGGCAAGGCGAAGCCCATCCTGGAGGCAGTCGGCGGCACCCTGCTCTTCGTGGCCGTACTGCTCCTGCTGGGGCGCCGCCTGCTGGCCTGGATCGTGAACCGCCCGGGCCTCGGCGACGACACCCGCCTCCTCTTCACACTCGCCCTGCTGTTCTGCGCGGCCTGGTTCACGGACATCAGCGGCCTGTACTCCGTGTTCGGGGCGTTCTGCGTGGGGATGGCCATGCCGCGCGGCGAGGCGTCCGAACGGCTGGTGCGGACCACCCAGTCCGTGACCCAGGTGGTGTTCGTGCCGATGTTCTTCACCTACTCCGGCCTGAACACCCGGTTCGACGTCTTCTCCGACCCGCCCGTCCTGCTGTTCGGGGCGGCCGCGGTCGTCCTGGCGGTGGTCGGCAAGTTCGGCGGCTGCTGGGCCGCCGCACGGCTGCGCGGCGAACCCGGCGCGGTGGCCGTCCGGGTCGGCGCCCTGATGAACGCCCGCGGTCTCATGCAGTTGATCGCGCTCAACATCGGGCTGTCGGCCGGCATCGTCAGCGAGGAGCTGTTCACCGCGCTCGTCCTTGTCGCGCTGGTCACCACGGTCATGACGGTGCCGGTGCTGAGCCGGCTGGACCGCCGCGACGCCAGATCCCGGGCAGCGGCGGAGGCACCCGAGGGCGAGGAGGAGGTGGCGGCGGCGCCGAGTTGAGCGGGCGGACGAAGACCACGCGGCCCCGAAGGGGCGTCGGCGACCGGCCGTCTCCCCGGCCGGGCAGGCTCCGATCCGGCCGGGCAGGCCGCCGACACGGCCGTACGTCTTCCGCGACGGTCGGCGCGGGCGTCTCGGGCGCGCGCCGATTCAGCCTCGTCGCCGCAGCGCCGGATGCTCCGTCACGACGGTCGCCGAGCCCGGCGCGATCTCCGTGAAGCCCGCGTCCCTGACCAACGGCAGCCCGCTGCTGGTGAGTTCGGCCCACAGGGCCGGGGCGGCGGTGCGGACGGAGAGCGGGAAGCCCGCCTGACGCCAGGCGGTCCGGTCCTCGTCCGACAGTTCCCACCAGGCCAGTTGGGCTCCGTGGCCGGTCTGGGCCATCGTCTTGCCGGCCGACATGTCGAGGTCGGGGTTCAGCCAGATCACCGGTGCCGTGGGGTCCGCGTCGGCCGGCGGTTCGGGGTCGTCGAGGTCGGTGCCGGAGACCTGGAGCCGGGCCAGGTCCTTGGGCCAGCCGTCGAGCGGGACGGGCGGGAAGACCCGTACCTCCGCCGACTTCCCGGTCACGGTGATGCCCGGAAGCGCCTCGGCCCGCCGCCACTCGGCCCCGCGCGCCCGCCGGACCACCTTCCGGATCCGCGCGTCCTGCCAGTCCCGCATGACCTGCGCCCACTCCCCGTCCCCGACGGCCCGCTCATCACTGAGGATCGTCAACACGGCCCGGGCAGCGGTCTCCAGCGCGTCCGTACGAGCCGGGGGAGCATCCCGCTCGATCCGCACGACGAGGGGCAGCACGAACTGCGGAGCCTCGTCGCGAGAGGTGGGCTCGTTACGGAAAGGGTCGGCACTGTCGCCGGGCACGGTGGAATCACTGGTCACACCCTCCAGTCTGCCAGGCGGAGGTTCGGCCCTTGGAAGCACCGCTGCGAGGACCCACTTAGGGGCGCGGGGCTGTGACATTGTGCGGCTCCGCCGCGTGGGCGCGACCCGCCACAACAAACCCGCAGCCGCCGAAACGACATGTCCACCCCACCCCCCTGCGAGAGAATGCCCCGATGCGACGCGATCTACAGCTGAACAACGTCGGCCGCCGCTACGGAATCCACGGCCCCTGGATCCTCCGCGCCGTAAACCTGGAATTGGCGCCCGGAACCCTCACCCGCATAGACGGCCCCAACGGCACCGGCAAATCCACCCTCCTCCGCCTCCTCGCCCGCATAGACGCCCCGACGGAAGGCAAGGTGACCGGCCGCCCCCGCACGGCGTACGTCCCCGAACGCTTCCCCCAGGCCCTCCCCTTCACCGCCGAGGGCTACCTCACCCACCTCGGCACGGTGCACGGCCTCTCCCGCGCGGCAGCGCCCCGCGCCGCCGCCGAGTGGCTGGCCCGCTTCGGCGCCGAGGCCTACGCCCGCACCCCCATGACCCGCCTCTCGAAGGGCAGCAGCCAGAAGGTCGCCGTAGCCCAAGCCCTGCTCGCCGAGCCGGAGTTGCTGGTCCTGGACGAGGCGTGGACGGGCCTGGACGAGGACGCGAGAGCGGAGTTGGAACGGGCCGTGGCCGAACGCACCGCGGCCGGCGGAGCCGTCGTCTTCGTCGACCACGACCCGCGTCGCCTCGCAGGGGCACCCGACGCGACGTACACCGTCATGGACGGAACCCTCAACCGCCGCACGGAGACGACCACTTCACCGTCCGGTCCGCAAGTCTCGGTGGAGGTCCAGGGCCCACCGGGAGGTCAACTCCCCGCCGAGGCAGAGCAGTTCGTCACCTCATCAACGCAACCGACCCCCGGTACCCACCGCCTGACCGTCCCCGCCCCGCACTCGGACGTCCTGCTCCGCGCCCTGCTGACGGCCCGCCCGCCATGGCATGTGGTGAGCCTGCACCGGCACACGGACCCGGACCTCCCCCTCGACGACGAAAGCCCCCGGTGACGGCGATGACAGCCCTCCTGCGCTACCAGGCCGCCCTCCTGCTGCGCTCACAACGCTGGCTCCCGCCGTTCATCCTGTACGCCGCGTTCCTGGGCATCGGCGTCCAGGGCGGCCAGCCGGTGCTCGACTCGCTCGGTTACACGGCCGCGGCCCTGCTCCCCGTCGCCGCCTGGCTGGTGCGGATCTGCACGACCAACGAGCCGCCCGCGGCGCGCAGTTGTGTCGCGGCGGCGGTCGGTCCCGGACGGGCGCACCTCGCCTGTCTGCTGGTCGCGCTGACCACCGCGGCGGCGGTCGGCACGGCGGCGACCCTCGTCGTCACGCTGATCAGCGACCCGGCGAGCGCCGATCACCGCACCCGGGTGCCGCTCACCGCAGCCGCCGCGGCCGGCCTGCTCGCGACCCTGGCCTGTGCCCTGCTCGGCACGGCGGTCGGCGCGCTCACCAACTGGCCGCTGCTGCGCTCGCCGGGCCGGGCCGTGCCCGCGATGCTGCTGGCGGCGCTGCTCGCCGTAGTGGTGACCGGTTCCCCGGCGCAGGCGGCGGTCAGCGGCCTGGTCACCGGCTCGCGGTCGGGCACGGTCCCGGTGCCGCTGCTGCCACTGGCCGGAGCCGCCCTGGTCACGGCGGCCGCGACCGCCGTGACCTGCGCCCTCACCTCCCGCCGCTCACCCTGAACAGGCGGTGCGCTGCGCCTCCTGCCACTCGCAGACCGGGCACAGCGTGATCCCTTTGTACGACTCCGGGTACTCCGTCGGCTCCCGGCACAGCACACACTCCGCGTACGTCGGCGCCGGCTCTTCGTCGCTCATGCGACCAGCGTAAGAGGAGTGCGCGCGCTTCAGTGGTGCCGGTCCGTGGCCCCGATCAGCTCGGAGACCTTCACGAACCGGTACCCCTTCTTCCGCAGCTCGGGCACGATCATGCGGACGGCCTTCTCGGTCGCCGGGGCGGCGCTGCGCGTGCAGTGCATGACGACGACCGAGCCGGGCTTCACACCCTCCAACACCTGCTGCGCCACCGCGTCCGAGTCCCTCGCGAACGCGTCGCCGCTCACCACGTCCCACTGCACCGCCGTGACACCGACCGCGCTCAGCGTCTTCAGCGCCTGCCGGTCGTAACACCCGCCGGGGAAGCGGAAGTACGGCATCGCGTTCGGCACGCCCGCCTTCTTGAACGCCGAGTACGCCCGCTCCACATCGGCCTTCATCCGGTCCGGGGGCACGGTCGGCAGGCCGTAGCAGTCGCCGGTGAAGGCGTAGTGGCTGTAGGAGTGGTTGGCGATCTCGAACTGGGGGTCGCGTCCGATGGCGCGGGCCTCGGCCGGGTACTCGTCGGCCCACCGACCCGTCATGAACACGGTCGCCGGCACCTTCAACGTGCGGAGCGTGGCGATCAGTCGGGGATTGTCGAAGTGCTCGCCCGCCGCCGCACGCGGCCCCTGATCGGCGGTCATGTCCGCGTCGAAGGTCAGCGCGACGGTCTTGCCGTCGACCCGGGGCCCGTTCTTGAAGACGGGGGTCAGACCGGCGGGACCGGGTGCGAGCGTGGGCGGCCGCGAGGAGACGGCGGTGGGCGCGCTGGGCGCCGGACGGCTGGCGTGGGGCGCCGAGGGGGCCCCGCAGGCGGTGAGCGCGGCGCCGAGTGCACAGGCGGCGGCGACTCGTCGTACTCGAATGGTCACCGTAGGAAGATATGGTGATAAAAGGTGTTAATCAGCTATCGACACGGAGTGACGGACGGAGTGACGGGACGAGCGGTCAGTCCGAAGCCAGCAGTCGCTCCCGGCACTCCTCCACATCGAAGTCCGCCTTCGGATACTGCGGATCCAGCGCCGTCAGACGTTCCAGGAGCAGGCGGCTGATGGCCCAGTTCCGGTACCACTTGCGGTCGGCGGGGACCAGGTACCAGGGGGCCTCCGGGGTGGAGCAGCGGGCGAGGGCGATCTCGTACGCCTCCTGGTACGCGGGCCACAGAGCGCGTTCCTCGATGTCGCCGGGGTTGAACTTCCAGTGCTTGTCCGGGTTGTCGAGGCGTTCGAGCAGGCGGCGGCGTTGCTGGTCGTAGGAGATGTGGAGGAAGCACTTGACGACGGTCACGCCGTCGTCGGTGAGGGACTTCTCGAAGCGGTTGATCCGGGTGTATCGGTCGTTGATCTCGCGGTGCGGGGCGAGTTCGCGGACCCGGCCGACGAGGACGTCCTCGTAGTGGGAGCGGTCGAAGATGCCGATCTCGCCGGGGTGGGGGAGGGCGCGCTTGATGCGCCAGAGGAAGTCGTGCTTCCGCTCCTCGGGCGTGGGTGCCTTGAAGGCACTGATCCGGCAGCCGGAGGGGTTGAACAGGCCGATGACGTGCTCGACCGTGCCGCCCTTGCCGCTGGTGTCCATGCCCTGGAGGACCAGGAGCAGGCGGCGCCCGTCACCTGCCGTGCTCGCTGCCCAGAGACGTTCTTGCAGGTCGGCGAGGTGGTCGCCCATCCCGGCGGTGTCCTTGAGGCCGGCGGCCTTGTCGGCGGGGCCGCCGGGGGTGCCCGCGGCGTCGTGGGAGGAGAGGTCGACCGGCTCTCCGGCGGGGACGCGCAGCAGCTCGGTGAGGCTCTTCTTCCCGTTCTCGCGCTTCGCGCCCTTCTTGGCCATGGGGCACCCCTCTGGTCGGCTCCCTCGATCCTGCGGCGCGGGGGCGGGCCCCGCCAGTCAGCGGCCGTAACGGCCGGTCAGCGTGCCCGAGGCGAGCGTGTGGCCGGTCAGGGCGTGGCGTACGTCGTCGGGTGAGGCGTCGGTGGCGAGGGCGAGCTTCTGGTCGGTGGCGTACACCGAGAAGACGTAGTGGTGGGGCTCGGCTCCCTGGGGCGGGCATGGGCCGCCGTAGCCGATCTTCTTGAAGCCGTTGCGGCCTTCGGTCGCGCCCCGCAGTGCCGATCCGGCCGTCAGGCGGGTGTCGTGCGGGGGTACTCCCCACATCAGCCAGTGCGTGAAGGTGCCGTTCGGGGCGTCCGGGTCTTCGAGGAGCACGACCAGTTCGGCGGCGTTCGCCGGGACTCCCGCGAAGGCCAGTGGCGGTGACACGCCCTCGCCGTCGCAGGTGTAGCGGCGCGGGACCGTGCCGCCCTGGGCGAACGCCGTGCTCGTGACCGCGATCCGTTGCGAGGCGCTGGGCGCGGGCACGCGCGAGCCGCCTCCGTCGCCCCCGCATCCGGCGACGCTCCCCAGTACGGCGGCCACCGCGACGATCACGATCCTCGGGCGCATGCGGCCACGCTACTGCTCCACGGCGGGCGGCGGAGGGGGCTGGGGCGGCTGCGGCTGTGCTCGTTCCAGGAAGCGCAGCAGCTCGACGGGGAAGGGGAGTACGAGTGTCGAGTTCTTCTCGGCCGCGACCGCAACTACCGTTTGCAGCAGACGGAGTTGGAGTGCTGCGGGCTGTTCCGACATCTGCTCGGCGGCCTCGGCGAGTTTCTTGGAGGCCTGCAACTCGGCGTCCGCGTTGATGATCCGGGCCCGGCGTTCGCGGTCGGCCTCGGCCTGGCGGGCCATCGAGCGCTTCATCGTCTCGGGCAGGGAGACGTCCTTGATCTCGACACGGTCGATCTGCACGCCCCACCCGATGGAGGGGCTGTCGATCATCAACTCCAGCCCCTGGTTGAGCTTTTCGCGGTTGGAGAGCAGATCGTCGAGGTCGCTCTTGCCGATGATCGAGCGCAGGGACGTCTGGGCCATCTGCGAGACGGCGAAGCGGTAGTCCTCGACCTTGATGATCGCGTCCGCCGCGTCGACGACCTTGAAGTAGACGACCGCGTCCACGCGCACGGTGACGTTGTCGCGGGTAATGCCCTCCTGCGCGGGCACCGGCATCGTCACGATCTGCATGTTGACCTTGCGGAGCTTGTCCACGAACGGGACGACCGTGGTGAAGCCGGGCCCCCGCACCTCACCGACCACCCGCCCGAGCCGGAAGACGACCCCGCGTTCGTACTGCTTGACGACCCTGGCCGCCGCAGCGACGTAGACCACGCACGCGGAACCGACCGCCACGCCCGCCACCAGCAGTTCCTGGAGCATCCTGACCCCCTCGTCGAGAGGCCGTTGTGTCTGCTCCTGCCAGGGTATGCCCGGTGCCTGCTCCGGGGCCACGAGCATCCCGGAGCAGGCACCGACGCCGCTACTTCACCGCCACGACCTCCACCGGCGTGACCTTCACCGGTTCGGTGCCGGCCGCGCTGTGCCGCTCGGCCCAGTTCTCCAGGGCCGTACGGCAGGCGTGGTCCAGGTGGTGCAGGCCGGAGAGGTGGAGTTCGACCGGCCGGTCCTGGGGGAGTGCCTCCAGGCTGTCGAGGATCTTCGGCAGCCGCAGGAAGGTCGCGTTGCCCGACAGATACGCCTGCACGGGGCCCGCGCCCTTGTCGACGACCTCCAGCCTGATGTGCGAGGCCTCCCACGCCGTCTTCGCGACGGCCAGCGCGAGGCCGATGAGCACGCCCTCGAACATGCTGACCGCGACGATCGACAGCGCCGTGACGACCAGGATCAGCGCCTCGCCGCGGTGCTCGCGCCACAGCGACACGATCTCCCGGACGGGGATCAGCTTGGCGCCGGCGTGCACCAGGATGCCCGCCAGGGCCGGGATCGGGATGTACGCGAGGACGTCAGGCAGCAGCGCCGCGAACAGCAGCAGCCATACGCCGTGCATGACCCGGGACGCCTTCGTCCGCGCGCCCGCCTGCACGTTCGCCGCGCTGCGCACGATCACCGCGGTCATCGGCAGCGCGCCGAGCATCCCGCACAGCGCGTTGCCCGCGCCCTGCGCCACCAACTCCTTGTCGTACTCGGTGCGTTGGCCGGAGTGCAGCCGGTCCACGGCCGCCGCACTGAACAGCGACTCCGCGGACGCGATCAGCGTGAACGCGACGATCGTGCCCAGCACACCGACCTGCGCCAGCTCACCGAACGCGCTCAGCGGCGGCGGCTGCAACGACCCGAGCAGCCCCTGCACCTCCACGGTCGCCACCGGCAGCCCGAAGGCGAGCGCGGCGAGCGTCGCCAGTCCTACGGCGGCCAACGGACCCGGCACCGTACGGACCTTGGCCGGCAGCCGCTTCCACAGCACCAGTACGGCGATGGTGGCGGCGCCCAGCGCGAGCGAGGCCAGCGCCTTCGTGCTCCCGACGGCGTCGATGAGCGCGCCGGGCAGCTCGACTATCTTGTCGAGCCCCGAGGCGGGAGCCTTCGCCCCGGCCACCGAGTACAACTGCCCGGCGATCAGCACCAGTCCGATACCGGCCAGCATGCCCTCGACGACCGAGACCGAGATGGCCCGGAAGTAGCGCCCCAACTTCAGGACGCCCATGAGGATCTGGAGCACACCGGTGGTGAGCACGATGACTCCGAGGGCGGGCAGCCCGTACTCCCGCACCGCCTCGAAGACCAGCACGGTCAGACCGGCGGCGGGCCCGGACACCTGGAGGCTGCTGCCCCGCATGAATCCGGTGACGATCCCGCCCACGATGCCGGTGACCAGGCCGAGTTCGGCCGGCACACCGGAGGCGACGGCCACACCCACGCACAGCGGGAGCGCGACCAGGAACACGACGAGGGAGGCGGCGAAGTCCTGCCGCAGATAAGGGAACTTGGTCGACATCGGCGCGCTCACAGGGCCTTGAAGGCGTCGGCGGCCGGGTCGTGCACCTGGACGGCGCCGGTGTGGACCTCGTAGAACCAGGCGTGCAAAGACAGTTGACGATCCTTCAGCTTCTTCTCGATGTACGGGTACGAGCGCAGTCGCAGCAACTGCGTCAGGACGTGGCTCTGCACGCCCTCGGACACGGCCGGGTCCTCGACCGCGCCCTGCGGCCTCGGGGTCGCGTGCGTGAGCCAGTCGCGCACGGCCGGTACGGCGGTCAGGTCGTCGCCGCGCACCAGGGCGCCGACCGCGCCGCAGTGCGAGTGGCCGCAGACCACGATGTCGGAGACGCCGAGGACCTCGACGGCGTACTCGATGGTGCACGCCTCGCTGGTGGGGTGTTGGGAGGCGTACGGCGGGACGATGTTGCCGGCGGTGCGCAGCTCGAAGAGTTGGCCCGGGCGTGCGCCCGTGATCAGGGCCGGGACGACCCTGGAGTCGGAGCAGGTGATGAACAGCACCTGCGGGGACTGGCCTTCGGCGAGTTTGGCGAACTCCTCAGGGCGTTGTCCGAACGTACGGGCGTTGTCGATGAGGGGCTGCATGAAGTGTGGACTCCTCCTGGCGCGCCCGAAGGCGCGTCGGCCTTGCATGACAGTGTGCGTGGGGGAACTGACTGCCTGCCCGGCTCTCAGCAGCGGAAGACCTGAAGTGCGGCCGGGGAGTGGGCTGTTGAGGATCTCGATGTGCGATGGTGCGCCGTGCCGGGCGCCGGCGATGTGCGTACGGCCGCCGGGTCCTCGGTCAGGAGGGGGCGCGCGGGCGTCTCGGGCCCGCAGTCGGCGGTGCGGCAGCGGTCGCGCAGGCGGAACGGGACGGTGGGGGTCCCGGAGGCGCCGCAGTCGCGGAACGTGATGGTCTCGGCGCGCAGGGCCTTGCCGCTGAGCTTGAGCCCGGGCTGGGTCTTGGCCTCCGCATGACGCGCTGTGTGCGCGGGTGCGAAGGATTCCATGGGTGCGAAGAACGGGAGCGCGAGCAGGACGGCGGTGAGCAGCGTCACGACGGTCCGAGCCGTCCTACCTCGGAACATGCGCCCCCCTCCGGCCGGTTCGTGTGCCTAGTGCAGACCAAGGCCAGGTCAACGGCTGGTCAAGTGACACGGTAACCCGGTGAAGTTGTTTGCAGGGTTAACGGAGCGTTTCCGATGGAAGAGAGCGTGAAAAGCGTGCCTGGGCTGGCGTGAACTAGGCGGTTTCGACGAGGTCCTTGGCGTCCCGGGCCAGTGCGGTGAGGCGGGAGATCGCGCGGAAGTACTTCTTGCGGTAGCCGCCGTTCAGCATCTCCTCGCTGAACAACTGGTCGAAGGGCAACCCCGAGGCCAGGACGGGCACTTCACGGTCGTAGAGCCGGTCCGCGAGGACGACCAGCCGTAGCGCGGTCGACTGGTCGGGTATCGGCTGGACGTCGGTGAGGCAGACCGCCCTGAGGTCGTCGGTCAGGGCGCCGTAGCGGCTGGGGTGGACCTTGGCGAGGTGGTCGAGCAGGTGCGGGAAGTCGTCGAGGGAGGCGCCGGCCGTGGCGTACGCCGCCTTCGTGACCTGCTCGTCGGTGAACGGCTTCGGGGCCTCGGGCAGCCCGCGGTGGCGGTAGTCGTCGCCGTCGATGCGCAGCGAGCGGAAGTGCGCCGACAGCCCCTGGATCTCGCGCAGGAAGTCGACCGACGCGAACCGCCCCTCGCCGAGCTTGCCCGGCAGGGTGTTGGAGGTGGCGGCGAGCGCCACGCCCGCGTCGACCAGCTTGCCGAGCAGGGTCGACACCAGGACGGTGTCGCCCGGGTCGTCCAGCTCGAACTCGTCGATGCACAGCAGCCGGTGGCCCGACAGCGTCCGGACCGTCTGCTGGAAGCCGAGCGCGCCG from Streptomyces sp. NBC_01478 includes the following:
- a CDS encoding slipin family protein produces the protein MLQELLVAGVAVGSACVVYVAAAARVVKQYERGVVFRLGRVVGEVRGPGFTTVVPFVDKLRKVNMQIVTMPVPAQEGITRDNVTVRVDAVVYFKVVDAADAIIKVEDYRFAVSQMAQTSLRSIIGKSDLDDLLSNREKLNQGLELMIDSPSIGWGVQIDRVEIKDVSLPETMKRSMARQAEADRERRARIINADAELQASKKLAEAAEQMSEQPAALQLRLLQTVVAVAAEKNSTLVLPFPVELLRFLERAQPQPPQPPPPPAVEQ
- a CDS encoding SulP family inorganic anion transporter — protein: MSTKFPYLRQDFAASLVVFLVALPLCVGVAVASGVPAELGLVTGIVGGIVTGFMRGSSLQVSGPAAGLTVLVFEAVREYGLPALGVIVLTTGVLQILMGVLKLGRYFRAISVSVVEGMLAGIGLVLIAGQLYSVAGAKAPASGLDKIVELPGALIDAVGSTKALASLALGAATIAVLVLWKRLPAKVRTVPGPLAAVGLATLAALAFGLPVATVEVQGLLGSLQPPPLSAFGELAQVGVLGTIVAFTLIASAESLFSAAAVDRLHSGQRTEYDKELVAQGAGNALCGMLGALPMTAVIVRSAANVQAGARTKASRVMHGVWLLLFAALLPDVLAYIPIPALAGILVHAGAKLIPVREIVSLWREHRGEALILVVTALSIVAVSMFEGVLIGLALAVAKTAWEASHIRLEVVDKGAGPVQAYLSGNATFLRLPKILDSLEALPQDRPVELHLSGLHHLDHACRTALENWAERHSAAGTEPVKVTPVEVVAVK
- a CDS encoding carbonic anhydrase — protein: MQPLIDNARTFGQRPEEFAKLAEGQSPQVLFITCSDSRVVPALITGARPGQLFELRTAGNIVPPYASQHPTSEACTIEYAVEVLGVSDIVVCGHSHCGAVGALVRGDDLTAVPAVRDWLTHATPRPQGAVEDPAVSEGVQSHVLTQLLRLRSYPYIEKKLKDRQLSLHAWFYEVHTGAVQVHDPAADAFKAL
- the zapE gene encoding cell division protein ZapE gives rise to the protein MSSSSAASGISPIADAAPLSLCAREPYVPADRLVAEMVPPPRFDSVRFATYLPDPNQPSQTEAVGVLETFAAGLGGAHAAGGAKRGFLGFGKGKAPKTPAGPRGVYLDGGYGVGKTHLLASLWHATPAEPALKAFGTFVELTNLVGALGFQQTVRTLSGHRLLCIDEFELDDPGDTVLVSTLLGKLVDAGVALAATSNTLPGKLGEGRFASVDFLREIQGLSAHFRSLRIDGDDYRHRGLPEAPKPFTDEQVTKAAYATAGASLDDFPHLLDHLAKVHPSRYGALTDDLRAVCLTDVQPIPDQSTALRLVVLADRLYDREVPVLASGLPFDQLFSEEMLNGGYRKKYFRAISRLTALARDAKDLVETA